A window of Macrotis lagotis isolate mMagLag1 chromosome X, bilby.v1.9.chrom.fasta, whole genome shotgun sequence contains these coding sequences:
- the YDJC gene encoding carbohydrate deacetylase: protein MSGPRVRLVVTGDDLGYCPRRDQGLLEAFLAGALSGASLLVNGAAADSAAGLARRFGLPVGLHANLSEGRPVSARLGPGASLLGPGGCFLGKMGFREALARGRVSLPEVREELRAQLRRFRALLGRAPAHVDGHQHVHVLPGVRQVFAEVLREHGVRYTRVPAEPGLRRCPWLQPRQRTFALAVEEDARAATEVFAGLGLRWPDAYIGLSTMGKDMSVSRIEAAIDQAVESVLSQEDIQQGDRVITLEFMTHPGHPSVSPTSGCGEGPDAFSQSWERLHELQTLLDPALQKAYQQRGIKLCAFEDL, encoded by the exons ATGAGCGGGCCCCGCGTGCGGCTGGTGGTCACCGGAGACGACTTGGGCTACTGCCCGCGGCGCGACCAGGGCCTGCTGGAGGCCTTCCTGGCCGGGGCGCTCAGCGGGGCCTCCCTCCTGGTCAACGGCGCCGCGGCCGACAGCGCGGCCGGGCTGGCCCGCAG GTTCGGGCTCCCCGTGGGGCTCCACGCCAACCTGAGCGAGGGGCGGCCCGTGAGCGCCCGCCTGGGGCCCGGGGCCTCCCTGCTCGGGCCCGGCGGCTGCTTCTTGGGCAAGATGGGCTTCCGCGAGGCGCTGGCGCGGGGCCGGGTGTCGCTCCCGGAG GTGCGGGAGGAGCTGCGCGCGCAGCTCCGCCGCTTCCGGGCCCTGCTGGGCCGCGCGCCCGCCCACGTGGACGGCCACCAGCACGTGCACGTGCTCCCAG GGGTGCGCCAGGTGTTCGCCGAGGTGCTGCGGGAGCACGGCGTCCGCTACACCCGGGTCCCGGCGGAGCCCGGCCTGAGGCGCTGCCCGTGGCTGCAGCCCCGGCAGCGGACCTTCGCCTTGGCCGTGGAGGAGGATGCCCGGGCAGCCACAGAGGTGTTCGCGGGGCTGGGCCTCCG GTGGCCCGATGCCTACATTGGTTTGAGTACTATGGGCAAAGACATGTCTGTGAGCAGAATTGAGGCCGCCATTGACCAGGCTGTGGAGAGTGTCCTGAGCCAGGAGGATATTCAGCAGGGAGACCGAGTCATCACCTTAGAGTTCATGACCCACCCTGGGCACCCCAGTGTCTCACCTACCAGTGGCTGTGGGGAGGGGCCCGATGCCTTCTCCCAGTCCTGGGAGCGACTACATGAGCTGCAAACCCTGCTAGACCCTGCACTCCAGAAGGCCTACCAGCAGAGGGGCATCAAACTGTGTGCCTTTGAGGACTTATGA